One genomic window of Psychrobacillus sp. INOP01 includes the following:
- a CDS encoding DUF4440 domain-containing protein, whose protein sequence is MEILHKYIKATNTHDFEEVRKILHPEAIYFFSNKTCINHQEIQSYFENAWTYIRDENYEAREVKWLFKGDSSASCIYTYFYEGYINGAYVSGEGRATNVFVKIHDEWLLIHEHLSPSPN, encoded by the coding sequence ATGGAAATATTGCATAAGTATATTAAAGCAACGAACACACATGACTTTGAGGAAGTCCGAAAAATTTTACACCCAGAGGCTATATATTTTTTCTCAAATAAAACTTGTATTAATCACCAAGAAATACAGTCCTATTTTGAAAATGCTTGGACTTATATAAGGGACGAGAACTATGAAGCACGAGAAGTTAAATGGCTCTTCAAAGGAGATTCATCTGCTTCATGTATCTATACTTATTTCTACGAGGGTTATATTAACGGAGCTTACGTCAGTGGTGAAGGAAGAGCAACCAATGTATTTGTGAAAATTCACGATGAATGGCTATTAATACACGAACATTTAAGCCCTTCTCCTAATTAA
- a CDS encoding LytTR family DNA-binding domain-containing protein — protein sequence MDFNKEQLKQYSLIMEEWVPKEASIAIAAGDEYIYYLPGGHDLHVKEGQKIQTNSIADLVLKKACRTEAVLVDTSFQVPYYGIGYPIEINGERAALVVILPPHHAAVPITSPYKFLTGKQEDEWKPIPIEKVSHIESLQKKTWFYANKEPYKTSIPLKDLQLRLPDSFLRIHRSYIVNISFIDRIVRDFSSNLLVQLLDGTELPVSQSYMADVRGALGF from the coding sequence GTGGATTTTAATAAAGAACAATTAAAACAGTACAGTTTAATAATGGAGGAATGGGTTCCGAAAGAAGCCTCTATTGCTATAGCAGCGGGGGATGAGTATATTTACTATCTCCCAGGGGGACACGATCTTCATGTAAAAGAAGGACAAAAAATCCAGACTAATAGTATTGCAGATTTGGTACTTAAAAAAGCTTGTAGAACTGAGGCTGTACTCGTAGACACATCATTTCAAGTACCTTATTACGGAATCGGTTATCCGATTGAGATTAACGGAGAGAGGGCTGCATTAGTTGTTATACTCCCTCCTCATCACGCAGCAGTACCCATTACTTCTCCTTATAAGTTTTTGACTGGGAAGCAAGAGGATGAGTGGAAGCCTATCCCAATCGAAAAAGTGTCTCATATAGAGAGTCTCCAAAAAAAGACATGGTTCTATGCCAATAAGGAACCGTATAAAACAAGTATCCCATTAAAGGATTTACAACTACGACTACCAGATAGCTTTTTACGGATCCACCGCTCTTATATTGTAAATATTTCATTTATTGACCGAATCGTCCGCGATTTTTCTTCCAATTTACTAGTTCAGTTACTGGATGGGACCGAGTTGCCTGTAAGTCAATCTTATATGGCCGATGTTAGAGGTGCGTTGGGGTTTTAA
- the aceA gene encoding isocitrate lyase, giving the protein MSKRQQQVEQLQQQWKEESRWNGIERPYSAEDVVKLRGSVIIEQTLARKGAERLWKSLHQEDFINALGALTGNQAVQQVKAGLQAIYLSGWQVAADANLSGQMYPDQSLYPANSVPAVVKRINQALQRADQIDQTEGREDEFDWFAPIIADAEAGFGGPLNVFELMKGMIEAGAAGVHLEDQLASEKKCGHLGGKVLLPTQNAIRNLVSARLAADVMGVPTVLIARTDADAADMVTSDIDPRDADFLTGERTPEGFFKTKPGIEQAISRGLAYAPYADLIWCETSHPSLEEAKQFADAIHAEFPGKLLAYNCSPSFNWEANLDQDTIAKYQVELGKMGYKFQFVTLAGFHALNHSMFELAHEYKTNGMAAYSKLQQAEFANEAKGYTATKHQREVGTGYFDEISQIVSGGTSSTTAMKGSTEVAQFA; this is encoded by the coding sequence ATGTCAAAAAGACAACAACAGGTAGAGCAGCTTCAGCAACAATGGAAAGAAGAAAGTCGTTGGAACGGGATTGAACGTCCGTATTCTGCAGAGGATGTAGTGAAATTACGTGGATCTGTCATCATTGAACAAACACTAGCTCGAAAAGGAGCAGAACGTTTATGGAAGTCGCTTCATCAAGAGGACTTCATCAATGCCCTCGGAGCTTTAACGGGTAATCAGGCAGTACAACAGGTAAAAGCTGGTCTTCAAGCAATTTATTTAAGTGGTTGGCAAGTGGCGGCAGATGCAAACCTTTCAGGTCAAATGTATCCGGACCAAAGCTTATACCCAGCTAACAGTGTGCCGGCCGTAGTCAAGCGTATTAACCAAGCGTTACAACGTGCTGATCAGATTGATCAAACAGAAGGTAGAGAAGATGAGTTTGACTGGTTTGCACCTATCATTGCAGATGCGGAAGCCGGGTTTGGTGGACCATTAAATGTTTTTGAATTGATGAAAGGTATGATTGAAGCTGGAGCAGCTGGCGTACATTTAGAAGATCAGCTTGCTTCTGAAAAGAAATGTGGTCACCTTGGAGGTAAGGTTCTTTTACCTACTCAAAATGCTATTCGTAATTTAGTATCAGCTCGACTAGCTGCGGATGTAATGGGTGTGCCAACTGTACTAATTGCACGTACAGATGCAGATGCTGCAGACATGGTTACAAGTGACATTGATCCACGTGATGCAGACTTTTTAACAGGAGAGAGAACACCTGAAGGATTCTTTAAAACTAAACCAGGAATTGAGCAAGCAATCTCGCGTGGCTTAGCGTATGCACCATATGCAGATCTTATCTGGTGTGAAACGTCTCATCCAAGTTTGGAGGAGGCAAAACAATTTGCTGATGCTATTCATGCAGAATTTCCAGGCAAATTGCTAGCTTACAATTGTTCGCCATCATTCAACTGGGAAGCTAACCTGGACCAAGATACAATTGCAAAATATCAAGTAGAGCTAGGGAAAATGGGATACAAATTCCAATTCGTAACACTTGCAGGTTTCCACGCTTTAAACCACAGCATGTTTGAACTAGCACATGAATACAAAACAAATGGTATGGCTGCTTACTCTAAGCTTCAACAAGCAGAATTCGCAAACGAAGCAAAAGGATACACCGCGACTAAACACCAGCGTGAAGTAGGAACTGGATACTTCGATGAAATTTCACAAATCGTTTCAGGAGGAACTTCTTCTACCACAGCGATGAAAGGCTCTACAGAGGTAGCGCAATTTGCTTAA
- the aceB gene encoding malate synthase A — protein MEQITTKRIEIVGREVEGIREILTPEALDFVASLHHLFDTRRKELLQARQVRQEKLDNGGTLDFLPETKAVREGDWTIAPLPEDLQDRRVEITGPVSRKMVINALNSGAKAFMACFEDATSPTWENMIEGQLNMRDAVRKTISYTQPNNGKVYSLQEKPAVLIVRPRGLHLLEKNVQIDGEPISGSFFDFGIYFFHNAKEAISRGTGPYFYLPKLESHLEARLWNDIFVYAQQQLRIPNRTIKATVLIETITAAFEMDEILYELRDHSSGLNCGRWDYIFSYIKRLRNQSQVILPDRGQVTMTSPFMRAYSQLCIQTCHRRNASAIGGMAAQIPIKGDESANAAAFAKVSEDKRREATDGHDGTWVAHPGLVPVAWEQFQEHMPTPNQIYRKREDVHVTAADLLEVPKGTITEEGLRMNCSVGVQYIASWLRGNGAAPINNLMEDAATAEISRTQVWQWIRHPEGKLEDGRKITIPLVEQVIAEELGKLKAIFGNEVYVNGRYTEAADLFLSLVRENEFIEFLTLPGYEKIS, from the coding sequence ATGGAACAAATAACGACTAAAAGAATTGAAATCGTAGGGAGAGAGGTTGAAGGGATACGCGAAATCTTAACGCCAGAAGCATTAGATTTCGTGGCTTCCCTCCATCATCTCTTTGATACTAGAAGAAAAGAATTGCTACAGGCACGTCAAGTTCGTCAAGAGAAGTTAGATAACGGTGGAACATTAGACTTTTTACCAGAAACAAAAGCGGTTCGAGAAGGAGATTGGACAATTGCTCCACTCCCAGAGGATTTACAGGATCGCCGCGTCGAAATAACTGGCCCAGTTAGTCGTAAAATGGTCATCAATGCATTAAATTCAGGTGCAAAGGCATTTATGGCTTGTTTTGAAGATGCTACTTCACCAACTTGGGAAAATATGATTGAAGGTCAACTCAATATGCGTGATGCTGTTCGCAAAACAATCTCTTATACACAGCCTAACAATGGTAAAGTATATAGCCTGCAAGAAAAGCCAGCAGTACTCATTGTAAGACCTAGAGGACTCCACCTTTTGGAGAAAAATGTACAAATTGATGGTGAGCCAATCTCAGGTAGTTTCTTCGACTTTGGAATTTATTTCTTTCATAATGCAAAGGAAGCAATCTCTCGAGGAACTGGCCCTTACTTTTACTTGCCAAAGCTAGAAAGTCATTTGGAAGCACGGTTATGGAATGATATTTTCGTATACGCACAGCAACAATTGAGGATTCCTAACAGGACGATTAAGGCAACTGTATTAATCGAGACGATTACGGCAGCATTCGAAATGGATGAAATATTATACGAGCTTCGCGATCATTCTTCTGGTCTAAACTGTGGACGTTGGGATTATATTTTTAGTTATATTAAACGACTTCGCAATCAATCACAGGTCATTTTGCCAGACCGAGGTCAGGTGACGATGACATCACCTTTTATGCGTGCTTATTCGCAATTATGTATCCAAACCTGCCATCGACGAAATGCATCTGCCATTGGTGGAATGGCCGCACAAATTCCGATAAAAGGGGACGAATCAGCCAATGCTGCGGCTTTTGCAAAAGTAAGCGAAGACAAACGTAGGGAAGCAACGGACGGACATGATGGAACATGGGTAGCGCATCCAGGTCTTGTACCCGTCGCTTGGGAGCAATTCCAAGAGCATATGCCTACCCCAAACCAGATTTATCGTAAACGAGAGGATGTACACGTAACAGCAGCTGATTTACTAGAAGTACCTAAGGGAACCATTACTGAAGAAGGGCTTCGCATGAACTGTAGTGTAGGGGTTCAATATATAGCCTCTTGGCTACGTGGAAATGGAGCAGCCCCGATCAATAATTTAATGGAAGATGCTGCAACAGCAGAAATTTCACGTACACAAGTATGGCAATGGATCAGACATCCAGAAGGAAAGCTAGAAGATGGACGTAAAATTACCATACCTCTAGTAGAGCAAGTGATAGCAGAAGAATTAGGGAAACTAAAAGCCATATTTGGCAATGAAGTTTACGTAAATGGTCGATACACAGAAGCAGCAGATCTATTCCTATCATTAGTAAGAGAAAATGAATTTATCGAATTTCTAACATTGCCAGGCTACGAAAAGATTAGCTAA
- the yhfH gene encoding protein YhfH, producing MKITTQEVNTKHCRECGCVINEQVESSLYECERCIGMYEE from the coding sequence ATGAAAATAACTACTCAAGAAGTAAATACAAAGCATTGTCGTGAGTGTGGATGTGTTATTAATGAGCAAGTAGAATCATCCCTTTACGAATGCGAACGTTGCATCGGCATGTACGAGGAATAA
- a CDS encoding RNA polymerase alpha subunit C-terminal domain-containing protein — protein sequence MATSEKELRTCSKGHKYYKSSDCPTCPTCEQENKPESGFLSLLSAPARRALVHDGITSLQKLSEFSEKEILKLHGIGPASLPTLRSSLEGEGLSFRN from the coding sequence ATGGCAACTTCTGAAAAAGAATTAAGGACTTGCAGCAAAGGGCATAAATATTACAAAAGCAGTGACTGTCCGACCTGCCCTACTTGTGAGCAAGAAAACAAGCCTGAGAGTGGATTTCTTTCGCTACTCTCTGCACCGGCAAGAAGAGCACTAGTACATGATGGGATAACTTCTTTGCAGAAGCTCTCTGAATTCAGTGAAAAAGAAATTTTGAAACTTCATGGTATAGGCCCAGCTTCATTACCAACACTTAGGTCTAGTTTAGAGGGAGAGGGTTTATCCTTTAGAAATTAA
- a CDS encoding BsuPI-related putative proteinase inhibitor, whose amino-acid sequence MRSGKRISWFLLFAIPLFILASCGSSTTESTKGSEVTEEHLSTRLDLTGDGEGSFTIKNESSKEAVLEMSSGQQIEFQLLNKANAVIYTYSANKLFIQEMQEKKLQSGEEWTIPLNLEEELAGVPPGSYTLVVWSTAEGLNEQKEKMAYEILTSPGKLVVQTQEVTFTGLVDSHSIEVKNLDGGTEVMQLSEVAMPLFENLEDGTQIIIEYVEESGQKVVQTMYLAE is encoded by the coding sequence ATGAGAAGTGGCAAAAGAATTAGTTGGTTTTTACTATTTGCAATCCCTCTCTTTATCTTGGCTAGCTGCGGGTCCAGTACAACTGAATCTACAAAAGGTAGCGAAGTGACAGAGGAGCATTTATCCACACGACTTGACCTTACAGGAGATGGAGAAGGATCTTTTACGATTAAAAATGAATCCTCAAAAGAAGCTGTTTTGGAGATGTCGAGTGGTCAACAAATCGAATTCCAACTATTAAATAAAGCGAATGCAGTTATTTACACGTATTCGGCAAATAAATTATTCATACAAGAAATGCAAGAAAAGAAATTACAATCTGGTGAAGAATGGACGATTCCACTCAATCTGGAAGAAGAACTTGCGGGAGTTCCCCCGGGGTCTTATACATTGGTCGTTTGGTCAACAGCAGAAGGATTAAATGAACAAAAAGAAAAGATGGCGTATGAAATATTGACGTCACCCGGAAAACTTGTCGTTCAAACACAGGAGGTCACTTTTACCGGACTAGTGGATTCACACTCCATTGAAGTGAAAAACTTAGATGGTGGTACAGAAGTAATGCAACTATCTGAGGTGGCAATGCCTCTGTTTGAAAACCTGGAGGATGGCACACAAATAATCATTGAATATGTAGAAGAAAGTGGTCAAAAGGTCGTCCAAACTATGTATCTTGCTGAATAG
- a CDS encoding ASCH domain-containing protein, producing MTNHEETNLPPKTCSVERLVTMESDVALVLQGKKTATRRNGRYADVGEIMELQGQSFVVDRVYIQTLGDLTDEHAKQEGFESVEDYKQSILSYHPGMPWLPHMTVWVHEFSPVKA from the coding sequence ATGACAAATCACGAAGAAACAAATTTACCTCCAAAGACATGTTCCGTTGAAAGATTAGTAACAATGGAATCAGATGTTGCTTTAGTATTACAAGGAAAAAAAACTGCTACACGACGTAATGGTCGCTATGCAGACGTAGGCGAAATTATGGAGCTTCAAGGACAGTCCTTCGTTGTAGACCGTGTTTATATTCAAACACTTGGTGATTTGACGGATGAACATGCAAAACAAGAAGGCTTTGAATCTGTAGAGGATTATAAACAATCCATTCTGTCTTACCATCCTGGTATGCCTTGGTTACCTCATATGACTGTATGGGTTCATGAATTTAGTCCTGTAAAGGCGTAA
- a CDS encoding BsuPI-related putative proteinase inhibitor has protein sequence MKRIIWGVCSIFIILILASCGTDNSDSITSSEPQQQEGKNITTELEVKEDGNASFTMKNETAKEMTLTYPSGQEIEYQLLNNEDSIVFTYSADKVFVLMISEKVLKPNEEIVIPLDLKTELTEVPAGSYTLVAWSTAEELSDQKQEVSYDWAGNGIAEESNETITVYRGDANAEYVEPYDVTIDPTSDLVHQIFDEIMVLEVGLIDYRLENNNTKLFLNMDSGLENVQGSAGENIFIGTIVHSYFENFPDVEEIYFEEEGKSPVELAHIVVSEPFTRDQDYTNKK, from the coding sequence ATGAAAAGAATAATATGGGGTGTATGTTCGATTTTTATTATTTTGATCTTAGCGAGCTGCGGAACAGATAATTCAGATAGCATTACTTCCAGTGAACCGCAACAACAGGAGGGCAAAAATATTACAACTGAACTAGAAGTTAAAGAGGATGGTAATGCTTCATTTACTATGAAAAATGAAACAGCAAAAGAAATGACATTAACATATCCGAGCGGGCAGGAAATTGAGTATCAGCTTTTAAACAATGAAGATAGCATTGTATTCACCTATTCAGCCGATAAGGTATTTGTCCTTATGATTTCTGAAAAAGTGCTAAAGCCAAATGAAGAAATCGTCATACCACTTGACTTAAAAACAGAATTGACAGAAGTACCTGCTGGTTCATACACACTAGTAGCTTGGTCAACCGCAGAAGAATTAAGTGACCAGAAACAAGAGGTATCCTATGACTGGGCGGGAAATGGAATAGCAGAAGAAAGTAATGAAACAATTACCGTCTATAGAGGGGACGCAAATGCGGAGTATGTTGAACCATACGACGTAACTATTGACCCTACAAGCGATTTAGTTCATCAAATTTTTGATGAAATTATGGTGCTCGAAGTTGGGTTAATTGATTATCGTTTGGAGAATAATAACACAAAGCTATTCTTGAATATGGATAGTGGATTAGAGAATGTACAAGGAAGTGCCGGGGAGAATATATTTATTGGGACAATTGTTCATTCCTATTTTGAAAACTTTCCCGATGTAGAGGAAATTTATTTCGAAGAGGAAGGCAAGTCTCCCGTTGAACTCGCACATATAGTGGTGTCGGAGCCATTTACACGCGATCAAGACTATACAAATAAAAAATAG
- a CDS encoding response regulator transcription factor yields MTQFTVLVTDDDQDIRDGIEIYLKNEGYRVLKAADGLEALQLIEENEVHVIVLDIMMPKMDGISATFKIREQKNIPIIMLSAKAEDSDKIHGLSVGADDYVTKPFHPMELVARVKSQLRRYTKLGNYQGQQQVIEIDGLILNKEAKDLSIEGESVKLTPIEFKITELLMTNAGRVFSINEIYERVWNEPAYNAENIVAVHIRKIREKIETDPKNPRYLKVVWGVGYKIDK; encoded by the coding sequence ATGACACAGTTTACGGTATTGGTTACGGATGATGACCAAGATATTCGAGATGGTATCGAAATTTATTTGAAAAATGAAGGCTACCGAGTTTTAAAAGCTGCAGATGGGTTAGAAGCATTGCAGTTAATAGAAGAAAACGAAGTTCATGTCATCGTGTTAGATATTATGATGCCGAAAATGGATGGAATATCAGCAACGTTTAAAATCAGAGAACAAAAAAATATCCCAATTATTATGCTAAGCGCGAAAGCAGAGGACTCGGATAAAATTCATGGGCTATCTGTTGGAGCAGATGATTATGTGACAAAGCCTTTTCATCCGATGGAATTGGTGGCACGTGTGAAGTCCCAGCTTAGAAGATATACGAAGTTAGGCAATTATCAAGGGCAGCAGCAAGTGATTGAAATCGATGGACTAATTTTAAACAAAGAAGCGAAGGATCTTTCTATAGAAGGAGAGTCTGTTAAACTAACGCCAATTGAATTTAAAATCACAGAGCTACTGATGACAAATGCAGGACGCGTTTTTTCCATCAATGAAATATACGAACGAGTTTGGAATGAACCAGCCTATAACGCTGAAAATATAGTAGCAGTTCATATCCGAAAAATTAGAGAAAAAATAGAAACAGATCCTAAAAATCCTAGATATCTAAAGGTGGTGTGGGGTGTTGGCTATAAAATCGACAAGTAA
- a CDS encoding MFS domain-containing histidine kinase produces MKKSILKNILLSLLAVMMVLAFITLIRDGGNYIGKNYFDSDGFEAEVSSFESSIVSLILAVPDIEEIKKNITVSAEEIDEHRYRFGSLQDQLDSIVSQYEGRTDEASIAERNKKMEDITKNFEDNVHVADKVRLEKEKQVDEYFLALERRKNEFINYGDGFIYSLKNEETGEEFTRGDLDSKLAYKKEYSSKSNYLRGNVINENIDNSWYVQNLIGYSFPQFEGTIAISEASIMNGDRADSYQYFKKQERFFYGILILGALATIAFTFVWRKDKSHFQNEEGKRKYHSLPIDVQWVLFFISIFIVFAATNELRISILHYYGADIPIFMLIIAILTTTFVFYQWEWVKEGFGHIDWRKSLVYSWFKSLEGFFLKRTIGVQTLIMLIVIFFWGFGTLLTLVQPFALIVWVPATILIGIPVLVFLLSRMAYLNRIIMKTEEMARGVIGNEIEVRGKSPIAEHAASLNGLRNRIKSSHSEQAKSERLKTELITNVSHDLRTPLTSIITYTDLLKNPSITDEERASYIAILDKKSMRLKTLIEDLFEVSKMATGNIELDKRKVDLTQLLQQAIAEHQEDIDKSGLEYRVAIGTKPIMSYVDGQKWWRVLDNLIINTLKYALPNTRVYINLDQIDGEAIFVVKNIAKYELGNDVNELTERFKRADTSRHTEGSGLGLAIAQSIVDLHGGSLRMEVDGDLFKVTVKIAVIV; encoded by the coding sequence GTGAAGAAATCAATTTTAAAGAATATATTGTTATCTTTGTTAGCGGTAATGATGGTCTTAGCCTTCATAACGCTAATCAGAGATGGTGGTAATTATATTGGGAAAAACTATTTTGATAGCGATGGTTTTGAGGCAGAAGTGAGTAGCTTTGAGTCTTCCATTGTTTCACTTATTTTAGCTGTTCCAGATATTGAAGAAATAAAGAAAAATATTACCGTCTCAGCAGAAGAAATAGATGAACATCGCTACCGGTTTGGTAGTCTGCAAGATCAACTAGATTCCATCGTATCTCAATATGAAGGAAGAACGGACGAAGCATCCATTGCAGAACGTAATAAAAAAATGGAAGACATAACGAAAAATTTTGAGGATAATGTGCATGTAGCAGATAAGGTACGACTTGAAAAAGAAAAGCAAGTGGATGAATATTTCCTAGCATTAGAGCGACGTAAGAATGAATTTATTAACTATGGTGATGGGTTTATTTATAGTTTGAAAAATGAAGAGACAGGTGAGGAATTTACAAGAGGCGACTTGGACTCTAAGCTTGCTTATAAAAAGGAATACTCTAGTAAGTCCAACTATTTAAGAGGAAATGTTATAAATGAAAATATAGACAACTCTTGGTATGTGCAAAATTTAATTGGCTATAGCTTCCCCCAATTTGAAGGAACTATTGCTATATCTGAGGCAAGTATTATGAATGGCGATCGAGCGGACAGTTATCAGTACTTTAAAAAACAAGAGAGATTCTTTTATGGAATACTAATCCTAGGTGCCCTAGCAACTATTGCTTTTACTTTCGTATGGAGAAAAGACAAGAGTCATTTTCAGAATGAGGAAGGAAAGCGAAAGTATCATAGCCTGCCAATAGATGTACAATGGGTATTATTTTTTATCAGTATTTTTATTGTATTTGCAGCTACGAATGAATTGAGAATAAGTATTTTACATTATTATGGAGCCGATATTCCGATCTTTATGCTTATTATTGCTATTCTTACAACCACTTTTGTATTTTATCAATGGGAGTGGGTAAAAGAAGGATTTGGACATATAGATTGGAGGAAAAGCCTCGTATACAGTTGGTTTAAGTCATTAGAGGGCTTTTTCTTAAAACGCACTATCGGGGTACAAACGTTGATCATGCTGATTGTCATTTTCTTCTGGGGATTTGGCACGTTGCTGACACTTGTTCAACCATTTGCTCTAATAGTATGGGTTCCCGCAACGATTTTAATTGGTATACCAGTACTTGTGTTTTTATTGTCTAGAATGGCATATCTTAACCGAATTATTATGAAAACAGAGGAAATGGCAAGAGGCGTAATTGGCAACGAAATCGAAGTGAGAGGGAAGTCGCCGATTGCTGAGCATGCGGCTAGCTTAAACGGACTTCGTAATCGAATAAAATCATCCCATTCTGAGCAAGCGAAAAGTGAACGCTTGAAAACCGAGCTTATTACAAATGTTAGCCATGATTTGCGTACGCCTTTAACATCTATCATCACTTACACCGATTTGTTGAAAAATCCAAGTATTACAGATGAAGAACGAGCATCCTATATTGCGATTTTAGATAAAAAGTCGATGCGTTTGAAAACGCTAATTGAAGACTTGTTTGAAGTATCTAAAATGGCAACGGGAAATATCGAGTTAGATAAAAGAAAAGTGGATTTAACCCAACTACTGCAGCAAGCAATCGCAGAGCACCAGGAAGACATTGATAAATCAGGGCTAGAGTATCGAGTAGCCATTGGTACAAAGCCAATCATGTCTTATGTAGACGGACAAAAGTGGTGGAGAGTTCTAGATAACCTGATTATCAACACGTTGAAATATGCCTTGCCTAATACTCGCGTGTATATCAATTTGGATCAAATTGACGGAGAAGCCATTTTCGTCGTCAAAAATATAGCGAAGTATGAGTTAGGAAATGATGTGAATGAACTTACCGAGCGATTCAAAAGAGCAGACACATCTCGTCATACAGAAGGTTCGGGACTAGGCCTTGCCATCGCACAATCCATCGTGGATTTACACGGAGGCAGCTTAAGAATGGAAGTAGACGGAGATTTGTTCAAAGTAACCGTGAAAATAGCTGTAATAGTATAA